A genomic stretch from Deinococcus metalli includes:
- a CDS encoding SDR family oxidoreductase, with amino-acid sequence MGMLDNKVAFITGAASGIGASTARRFAQEGARVVLADVQPEEGERVRAEIEAAGGSALYVECDVSDAEAVRRAIDQAVTAYGQLDIVFANAGINGVWAPIDELQPEEWDRTQATNLRSTYLTVHYAVPHLKRAGGGSILITSSVNGTRTFSSAGASAYSASKAGQVAFMKMIALELGRHHIRCNAVCPGLIHTQISQRTEQRGTDKIGIKVELPLGNPALNEGEGEPVDVADTCVFLASDLGRHVSGVEIYVDGGASLLR; translated from the coding sequence ATGGGCATGCTGGACAACAAGGTCGCGTTCATCACAGGGGCCGCGAGCGGCATCGGGGCGAGTACGGCGCGGCGGTTCGCGCAGGAAGGCGCGCGGGTGGTCCTGGCCGACGTGCAACCGGAGGAGGGCGAACGCGTGCGCGCCGAGATCGAGGCAGCGGGCGGGTCCGCGCTCTACGTGGAGTGCGACGTCAGCGACGCAGAGGCTGTCCGCCGCGCCATCGATCAGGCTGTGACCGCCTACGGACAGCTCGACATCGTGTTCGCCAACGCGGGCATCAACGGCGTGTGGGCGCCCATCGACGAACTGCAGCCCGAGGAGTGGGACCGGACGCAGGCGACCAACCTGCGCAGCACATATCTCACGGTGCACTACGCCGTGCCGCACCTCAAACGGGCCGGCGGCGGCAGCATCCTGATCACCAGCAGTGTGAACGGGACCCGCACGTTCTCCAGCGCGGGCGCGAGCGCGTACAGCGCCTCCAAAGCCGGGCAGGTCGCGTTCATGAAGATGATCGCGCTGGAACTGGGCCGCCACCACATCCGCTGCAACGCCGTGTGCCCGGGCCTGATCCACACGCAGATCAGCCAGCGCACCGAGCAGCGCGGCACGGACAAGATCGGCATCAAGGTCGAGCTGCCGCTGGGCAACCCGGCGCTCAACGAGGGCGAGGGCGAGCCGGTGGACGTGGCGGACACCTGCGTCTTCCTCGCCTCGGACCTGGGGCGGCACGTGTCGGGAGTCGAGATCTACGTGGACGGCGGGGCTTCCCTGCTGCGCTGA
- a CDS encoding zinc-dependent alcohol dehydrogenase, translated as MKAVVWQGVNRMRVETVPDPEILRPTDAIVRVSATAICGSDLHLMDGYVPSMVHGDILGHEFMGEVVEVGPEVRRVKVGDRVIVPFPISCGVCWYCKQGLTSLCDNSNPNPALAETMWGHAPAGIYGYSHITGGYAGGQAQFARTVFADANLYTVPDDLTDEQVLFLTDVLPTGYMAAENCQIEGGDVVAIFGAGPVGLFGVASAFVLGAERVISIDRFPERLEMARAYGAETINYEEENVFERLKELTGGRGPDSVMDAVGLEAQAHGLLGVADAVKQTTRVLETERPHALRAAIMACRKGGTVSVPGVYGGLADKIPLGAFMNKGLTLKTGQTHVHRYLDTLLGHIQHGRIDPTRIITHRLSLEDAPHGYHIFKHKHDGCIKCILDPWADHSTHQPSPPRP; from the coding sequence GTGAAGGCCGTCGTGTGGCAGGGCGTCAACCGCATGCGTGTGGAGACCGTGCCCGACCCCGAGATCCTGCGGCCCACCGACGCCATCGTGCGCGTGAGCGCCACCGCGATCTGCGGCTCGGACCTGCACCTGATGGACGGCTATGTCCCCAGCATGGTGCACGGCGACATCCTCGGCCACGAGTTCATGGGCGAGGTCGTGGAGGTCGGTCCCGAGGTCCGCCGCGTGAAGGTCGGTGACCGGGTGATCGTGCCCTTCCCGATCTCGTGCGGTGTGTGCTGGTACTGCAAGCAGGGCCTGACCTCGCTGTGCGACAACTCCAACCCCAACCCGGCCCTCGCGGAGACGATGTGGGGCCACGCGCCGGCCGGTATCTACGGCTACTCGCACATCACCGGCGGGTATGCGGGCGGACAGGCGCAGTTCGCGCGCACCGTCTTCGCCGACGCCAATCTCTACACGGTGCCGGACGACCTGACCGACGAACAGGTGCTGTTCCTGACCGACGTGCTGCCCACCGGCTACATGGCGGCCGAGAATTGCCAGATCGAGGGCGGTGACGTGGTCGCCATTTTCGGTGCCGGGCCAGTCGGGCTGTTCGGCGTCGCCAGCGCGTTCGTGCTGGGCGCGGAACGCGTGATCTCGATCGACCGGTTCCCCGAACGGCTGGAGATGGCCCGCGCCTACGGCGCCGAGACGATCAACTACGAGGAGGAGAACGTCTTCGAGCGTCTCAAGGAGCTGACCGGCGGTCGCGGCCCCGACAGCGTGATGGACGCCGTGGGTCTCGAGGCCCAGGCGCACGGCCTGCTGGGCGTGGCCGACGCGGTCAAGCAGACCACCCGCGTGCTGGAAACCGAGCGCCCCCACGCCCTGCGCGCCGCGATCATGGCGTGCCGCAAGGGGGGCACCGTCAGCGTGCCGGGCGTGTACGGGGGCCTGGCCGACAAGATTCCGCTCGGCGCCTTCATGAACAAGGGCCTGACCCTGAAGACCGGCCAGACGCACGTGCACCGCTACCTCGACACCCTGCTGGGCCACATCCAGCACGGCCGGATCGACCCGACCAGGATCATCACCCATCGCCTCAGCCTGGAAGACGCGCCGCACGGCTACCACATCTTCAAGCACAAGCACGACGGCTGCATCAAGTGCATCCTCGACCCCTGGGCCGACCACAGCACGCACCAGCCCAGCCCGCCCAGGCCATGA
- a CDS encoding ABC transporter permease — MQESKRAPALRVTHFTRRYGTAVAALAIVAVFSVLSPDAFFSVENALNITRQISFLVIIAIAATFVMVVGEFDLSVGALASLGGVVAAQLAVAGMPVAACFAAAAAAGVVTGVVNGWLITRFGLLSFITTLAMGTVLGGLVFWMTGGSTVFENIPDAFSALGRAAVLGVPALSLVMLAVAVLAWFVLTHTPFGRRLYAVGGNRAAARVAGISVGTHTVAAFAVSGLLAAFTGALLASRLGSAQPTGGNGLFLPAYAAAFLGMTAFKDGVPNVPGTVLGALIIGVLANGLTILQIPTFLQDVITGLIVILAVIVQRLGAGRGER; from the coding sequence ATGCAGGAGAGTAAGCGGGCGCCCGCACTGCGGGTCACGCACTTCACGCGCCGCTACGGCACCGCCGTGGCCGCGCTCGCCATCGTCGCCGTCTTCAGCGTCCTGAGCCCGGACGCGTTCTTCAGCGTGGAGAACGCCCTGAACATCACGCGGCAGATCTCGTTCCTGGTGATCATCGCCATCGCCGCGACCTTTGTGATGGTGGTGGGCGAGTTTGACCTCTCGGTGGGCGCGCTGGCCAGCCTGGGCGGCGTGGTGGCCGCGCAGCTCGCGGTGGCGGGCATGCCGGTGGCGGCGTGCTTCGCGGCGGCGGCGGCCGCAGGCGTGGTGACCGGGGTGGTGAACGGCTGGCTGATCACCCGGTTTGGCCTGCTGTCGTTTATCACCACGCTCGCCATGGGCACGGTGCTGGGAGGGCTGGTGTTCTGGATGACCGGCGGCAGCACCGTGTTCGAGAACATCCCCGACGCGTTCTCCGCGCTGGGGCGCGCGGCCGTACTGGGCGTGCCCGCGCTGTCGCTGGTGATGCTGGCCGTGGCGGTGCTGGCGTGGTTCGTCCTGACCCACACGCCCTTCGGCCGGCGCCTGTACGCCGTGGGCGGCAACCGGGCGGCCGCCCGCGTCGCGGGCATCAGTGTGGGGACGCATACGGTCGCGGCCTTTGCGGTGTCCGGCCTGCTGGCGGCCTTCACCGGGGCGCTGCTCGCGTCGCGCCTGGGCTCGGCGCAGCCCACCGGGGGCAACGGGCTGTTCCTGCCCGCGTACGCCGCCGCGTTCCTGGGCATGACCGCGTTCAAGGACGGCGTGCCGAACGTGCCGGGCACCGTGCTCGGCGCTCTGATCATCGGCGTGCTGGCCAACGGGCTCACCATCCTGCAGATCCCCACGTTCCTGCAGGACGTGATCACTGGCCTGATCGTCATCCTGGCGGTGATCGTGCAGCGGCTCGGCGCGGGGCGCGGTGAGCGGTGA
- a CDS encoding sugar ABC transporter ATP-binding protein: MSAAPLLTLRGVTRTFGAHAALQAVDLSLGAGEVHGLVGENGAGKSTLIKVLSGLYPPSAGELLWDGVPAHDPGPEGAQARGIRVVHQERQLVPGFSVLENLYLGSAYPRRGWGVDWSAMRRAARALQDEWGVHVPLDEPAQHLTPTQRTMTEVLRAVMVRSRLLILDEPTASLTHHDAELLFTLIRRLRSEGTAVLYVSHRLAEVLDLADHLTVLRGGRVAARFRRGEADAARLVEAMSGPATTRPDRRTDAPANHPTPGGQALLAVEHLATRDGRVRDVSFTLRAGEILGVYGLGGAGRTELLEALAGLRVRGRGTVRWDDGARPVLIPEDRRQQGLVGHLSVRENMTLATLADHTTWGVVRRAREQRAVAQGMGALTIRASGPEQPVEELSGGNQQKVLFARALAGRPRVWLCDEPTQAVDVMTRRAIHDLLREQARAGAGVVFVTSDLGELLDIADRVAVLRAGRTVADLTGEERREDAVLRACYGEGGADAGE, encoded by the coding sequence GTGTCCGCTGCGCCCCTGCTGACGCTGCGCGGCGTGACCCGCACCTTCGGCGCGCACGCGGCGCTTCAGGCCGTCGACCTCTCGCTCGGCGCCGGGGAGGTCCACGGCCTGGTGGGCGAGAACGGTGCGGGCAAGAGCACCCTGATCAAGGTGCTGAGCGGCCTGTACCCGCCCAGCGCGGGCGAATTGCTGTGGGACGGCGTGCCCGCACACGACCCTGGCCCCGAGGGCGCGCAGGCGCGCGGCATCCGCGTGGTGCATCAGGAGCGTCAGCTGGTGCCCGGGTTCAGCGTGCTCGAAAACCTGTACCTGGGGTCGGCGTACCCGCGGCGCGGCTGGGGCGTGGACTGGAGCGCCATGCGCCGCGCCGCGCGTGCGCTGCAAGACGAGTGGGGCGTGCACGTGCCGCTGGACGAACCCGCCCAGCACCTCACGCCCACGCAGCGCACCATGACGGAGGTGCTGCGGGCCGTGATGGTCCGCAGCCGCCTGCTGATCCTCGACGAGCCCACCGCGTCCCTGACACACCACGACGCGGAACTCCTGTTCACCCTGATCCGCCGCCTGCGGTCGGAGGGCACGGCCGTGCTGTACGTGTCGCACCGGCTCGCGGAGGTGCTCGATCTGGCCGATCACCTCACCGTGCTGCGCGGCGGACGGGTGGCCGCGCGGTTCCGGCGGGGCGAGGCAGACGCCGCGCGGCTGGTCGAGGCGATGTCCGGCCCGGCCACCACCCGTCCCGACCGGAGGACAGACGCGCCGGCCAATCACCCCACACCGGGCGGCCAGGCCCTGCTGGCGGTGGAGCACCTCGCCACGCGGGACGGCCGGGTGCGCGACGTGTCGTTCACGCTGCGCGCCGGGGAGATCCTCGGGGTGTACGGCCTCGGGGGAGCAGGCCGCACCGAGCTGCTGGAGGCGCTGGCGGGGCTGCGGGTCCGCGGCCGCGGAACGGTGCGGTGGGACGACGGCGCCCGGCCCGTCCTGATTCCGGAGGACCGCCGCCAGCAGGGCCTGGTGGGCCACCTGAGCGTCCGTGAGAACATGACGCTCGCGACGCTGGCCGACCACACCACGTGGGGCGTCGTGCGGCGCGCGCGCGAGCAGCGGGCGGTGGCGCAGGGCATGGGCGCGCTGACGATCCGCGCGAGCGGACCCGAGCAGCCCGTGGAGGAACTGAGTGGAGGAAACCAGCAAAAAGTCCTGTTCGCGCGCGCCCTGGCGGGCCGCCCCCGCGTGTGGCTGTGTGACGAGCCCACGCAGGCGGTGGACGTCATGACGCGCCGGGCCATCCACGACCTGCTGCGCGAGCAGGCGCGCGCAGGCGCGGGCGTGGTGTTCGTCACCTCGGACCTCGGCGAGCTGCTGGACATCGCAGACCGCGTGGCGGTGCTGCGTGCGGGCCGCACGGTGGCCGACCTGACCGGCGAGGAGCGGCGCGAGGACGCGGTGCTGCGCGCGTGCTACGGCGAGGGCGGGGCGGATGCAGGAGAGTAA
- a CDS encoding xylulokinase: protein MTDRPHAVAAVDVGTTAVKGVLLDRTGALIAAHEVPLETRRPVPEHVEQDPAAWWAALVEICAAWRAQGADLDTLGALSLSGQMQDVVLTRAGVAIHPAVLYSDTRAGAEAAEVTARLGVDVAAATGNPYGAASVLPKLRWLARHVPGVLAGDVHLHVGAAGVLTGRLCGEHVTDHTTAATTGLYDLGRATWWSEWLRTLGLAVVLPDLRWPHELAGRVRADAAAQTGLPVGLPVLTGLGDAGATTLGAGVLGEGERYVYLGTSGWVGAVRRRTPEPAGAGVFRLPLLHADDVLTVAPVSNVGSAHRWAADTFADGDYARLEALVARAAPATLLCLPYLDGERSPVSDPHARGVFVGVGGHSAAGDLARAVLEGVAYALKATSGTLGVVRPSLGGVVPVLGGGARSAVWCQILADVLDAPVTVPPDAALLPVLGSAYSAFAFLGWAPSFAAYRAQVLDQRAGTRFTPDPARARQYAAHSARWSDLYPAVQPLFRP from the coding sequence GTGACCGACCGTCCACACGCCGTCGCGGCCGTGGACGTCGGCACCACGGCGGTCAAGGGCGTGCTGCTGGACCGTACCGGGGCGCTGATCGCCGCGCACGAGGTCCCGCTCGAGACGCGGCGGCCCGTGCCGGAGCATGTGGAACAGGACCCGGCGGCGTGGTGGGCCGCGCTGGTCGAGATCTGCGCCGCGTGGCGCGCCCAGGGCGCCGATCTGGACACGCTGGGCGCCCTGAGCCTGAGCGGCCAGATGCAGGACGTGGTGCTGACCCGCGCCGGCGTGGCCATCCATCCGGCCGTGCTGTACTCGGACACCCGCGCCGGGGCGGAGGCGGCCGAGGTGACGGCGCGGCTCGGCGTGGACGTGGCCGCGGCCACCGGCAATCCGTACGGAGCGGCGTCCGTGCTTCCCAAGCTGCGCTGGCTGGCCCGCCACGTGCCGGGCGTGCTGGCCGGCGACGTGCACCTGCACGTGGGCGCGGCCGGAGTGCTGACCGGGCGGCTGTGCGGCGAGCACGTCACGGACCACACCACGGCGGCGACGACGGGCCTGTACGACCTCGGGCGCGCCACGTGGTGGTCCGAATGGCTGCGCACCCTGGGGCTCGCAGTGGTGCTGCCGGACCTGCGCTGGCCGCACGAGCTGGCCGGACGGGTGCGCGCGGACGCGGCGGCACAGACGGGCCTGCCCGTAGGCCTGCCGGTCCTCACCGGGCTGGGCGACGCCGGGGCCACGACCCTGGGGGCCGGCGTCCTGGGCGAGGGCGAACGCTACGTGTACCTCGGTACCAGCGGGTGGGTGGGGGCCGTGCGGCGCCGCACGCCGGAGCCCGCGGGTGCGGGAGTATTCCGCCTGCCCCTCCTCCACGCAGACGACGTGCTGACGGTCGCGCCGGTCAGTAACGTCGGTTCCGCGCACCGCTGGGCCGCCGACACCTTTGCAGACGGCGACTACGCCCGGCTCGAGGCCCTGGTGGCCCGGGCCGCACCGGCCACGCTGCTGTGCCTGCCGTACCTGGATGGCGAGCGGTCACCCGTGAGCGACCCGCACGCCCGGGGCGTCTTCGTGGGCGTGGGCGGCCACAGCGCGGCGGGAGACCTCGCCCGCGCGGTGCTGGAGGGGGTGGCGTATGCCCTGAAGGCCACCAGCGGCACGCTGGGCGTGGTCCGTCCTTCCCTCGGCGGCGTGGTGCCGGTGCTGGGCGGAGGTGCCCGCAGCGCGGTGTGGTGTCAGATCCTCGCTGACGTGCTGGACGCGCCGGTCACCGTGCCCCCGGACGCCGCCCTGCTGCCGGTGCTGGGCAGCGCGTATTCAGCCTTCGCGTTTCTCGGCTGGGCACCGTCGTTCGCCGCGTACCGCGCCCAGGTGCTCGACCAGCGCGCCGGCACCCGCTTCACGCCGGACCCGGCGCGCGCCCGGCAGTACGCCGCGCACTCCGCGCGCTGGTCGGACCTGTACCCGGCGGTACAGCCCCTGTTCCGCCCCTGA
- a CDS encoding family 43 glycosylhydrolase translates to MRTPGRPSPFRRFPVWPGVVALGLLSGCHTVTSPTVRLTYTNPLQVVKADGTRVQSCADPAVIQSRTTGDAAWYLYCTTDPHNAADVDAQGNLTFHLISMARSTDLVHWTYIGDAFAQKPAWVKDDAGLWAPDVEYVNGKYRLYYTASDTKAGGSAIGVATSDSPAGPWTDSGTPVVEPQAPPGGTPTDRRWVFDPDVIVDDAGQAWLYYGSYFGGISVRRLSADGLSTDPATQVEVALDNRYEGAQVVRHGTWYYLMGSATNCCNGPLTGYSIFAGRSASPTGPFVDRDGVSLLDPRVGGTPVISMNGNRWVGPGHNAVFTDAGGQDWTLYHAIDPNDAYFTPGGVNKRPVLLDPLDWIGGWPTVRAGNWASDGAMPAPAAQPGQVSAYTPQLPTPDELGAPLADSSDDFDGAALGARWSWVRPPAAGVAGVEGGALRFATQAADLYVDSNSASVLTEAAPAGDYAVEVKLTIDLPDQGCCYNYAQGGVLIYGNDDNFIKLGVVSIWNTRQIEYAKELSPVPAHYPRYGNTVLSAPGPDTWLRIVRRARPAPSTEETYTAYSSRDGVTWTRGGTWTHTLGQARIGLFSMGGSGFTTRFDSVRVSTLK, encoded by the coding sequence ATGCGTACTCCCGGCCGTCCGTCTCCCTTCCGCCGTTTCCCGGTGTGGCCGGGCGTGGTGGCGCTCGGGCTGCTGTCCGGCTGCCACACCGTCACGTCCCCGACCGTGAGGCTGACGTACACCAATCCGCTACAGGTCGTGAAGGCGGACGGCACCCGGGTGCAGTCGTGCGCCGACCCGGCGGTGATCCAGTCGCGTACGACCGGCGACGCGGCGTGGTACCTGTACTGCACCACGGACCCGCACAACGCCGCCGATGTCGACGCGCAGGGCAACCTGACGTTCCACCTGATCTCCATGGCCCGCTCGACGGACCTGGTGCACTGGACGTATATCGGGGACGCCTTCGCCCAGAAGCCCGCGTGGGTGAAGGACGATGCCGGGCTGTGGGCTCCGGACGTCGAGTACGTGAACGGCAAGTACCGCCTGTACTACACCGCCAGCGACACCAAGGCGGGCGGCAGCGCCATCGGGGTGGCGACCAGCGACTCGCCGGCCGGGCCGTGGACCGACAGCGGCACGCCCGTGGTCGAACCACAGGCCCCTCCCGGCGGCACCCCGACCGACCGCCGCTGGGTGTTCGACCCGGACGTGATCGTGGACGACGCCGGACAGGCGTGGCTGTATTACGGCAGCTACTTCGGCGGCATCTCGGTGCGCCGGCTGAGCGCCGACGGGCTGAGCACCGACCCCGCCACCCAGGTGGAGGTCGCGCTCGACAACCGCTACGAGGGCGCCCAGGTGGTGCGGCACGGCACGTGGTACTACCTGATGGGCTCGGCCACCAACTGCTGCAACGGGCCACTGACGGGCTACAGCATCTTCGCCGGCCGCTCGGCGTCCCCGACCGGGCCGTTCGTGGACCGGGACGGCGTGTCGCTGCTCGATCCGCGGGTGGGCGGCACGCCGGTGATCAGCATGAACGGCAACCGCTGGGTCGGCCCCGGCCACAACGCGGTGTTCACGGACGCCGGCGGCCAGGACTGGACGCTGTACCACGCCATCGACCCGAACGACGCCTACTTCACGCCGGGCGGGGTCAACAAGCGGCCCGTGCTGCTCGATCCCCTCGACTGGATCGGCGGCTGGCCCACGGTGCGCGCCGGCAACTGGGCGTCCGACGGGGCGATGCCCGCACCCGCTGCCCAGCCCGGCCAGGTCAGTGCGTACACGCCCCAGCTGCCCACACCGGATGAGCTCGGTGCTCCGCTGGCCGACTCCAGCGACGACTTCGACGGCGCGGCCCTGGGCGCCCGCTGGAGCTGGGTGCGGCCGCCGGCCGCGGGGGTGGCCGGCGTGGAGGGCGGCGCGCTGCGCTTCGCCACGCAGGCGGCGGACCTGTATGTGGACAGCAACTCCGCCTCCGTGCTGACCGAGGCGGCCCCGGCCGGCGACTACGCGGTCGAGGTCAAGCTGACCATCGACCTGCCGGACCAGGGCTGCTGCTACAACTACGCGCAGGGCGGCGTGCTGATCTACGGCAACGACGACAACTTCATCAAGCTGGGCGTGGTGTCCATCTGGAACACCCGCCAGATCGAGTACGCCAAGGAACTCAGCCCGGTGCCGGCCCACTACCCGCGCTACGGCAACACGGTGCTGTCGGCCCCCGGCCCCGACACGTGGCTGCGGATCGTCCGGCGCGCCCGCCCGGCGCCCTCGACGGAGGAAACGTACACCGCGTATTCCAGCCGCGACGGCGTGACATGGACCCGGGGCGGCACGTGGACCCACACGCTGGGCCAGGCCCGGATCGGCCTGTTCTCGATGGGCGGCAGCGGCTTCACCACCCGCTTCGACAGCGTGCGCGTCTCTACGCTGAAGTAA
- a CDS encoding ROK family protein, with the protein MTPPHVLALDVGGSHVTAGLVDPVSRDVVTTARRDLPHTSGAEELLDAWADALREVTPAGAAGPLALGVAVPSPFDLVGGRSLMLHKFPALHGVPLRDALRARLGHPPGPVVFGNDADVFALGEWWAGAARGCARMIGVTLGTGLGSGFVADGRIVTTGPDVPPDGELWNTPVAGGIAEDIVSGRALAHLARLHTGEEQAPVALAAAARAGSPAARAAFAAFGDALGGVLRPWVQHFRPEAVVLGGNLSRAFDVFAPAAGAHLPAGLLRPSERFEHAALLGAAALTLGVETPSS; encoded by the coding sequence ATGACGCCCCCCCACGTCCTGGCGCTCGACGTGGGCGGTAGCCACGTCACGGCCGGGCTGGTCGATCCCGTGTCCCGCGACGTGGTCACCACCGCGCGGCGCGACCTGCCCCACACCAGCGGCGCGGAGGAGCTGCTGGACGCGTGGGCGGACGCCCTGCGCGAGGTCACGCCCGCCGGCGCCGCCGGCCCGCTGGCCCTGGGCGTGGCGGTGCCCAGTCCCTTTGATCTGGTGGGCGGGCGGTCCCTGATGCTCCACAAGTTCCCCGCCCTGCACGGCGTGCCCCTGCGGGACGCGCTGCGGGCGCGGCTGGGTCACCCGCCCGGCCCGGTCGTCTTCGGCAACGACGCCGACGTGTTCGCCCTGGGCGAGTGGTGGGCCGGCGCGGCCCGCGGCTGCGCGCGGATGATCGGCGTGACCCTCGGCACTGGCCTGGGCTCGGGCTTCGTCGCGGACGGCCGGATCGTGACGACCGGCCCGGACGTCCCCCCGGACGGCGAACTGTGGAACACGCCGGTGGCCGGCGGGATCGCGGAGGACATCGTGAGCGGCCGCGCCCTGGCCCACCTGGCGCGGCTCCACACCGGGGAGGAGCAGGCCCCGGTGGCGCTCGCGGCGGCGGCCCGCGCCGGGTCCCCAGCCGCCCGCGCCGCCTTCGCCGCCTTTGGGGACGCGCTGGGTGGCGTGCTCCGGCCGTGGGTGCAGCACTTCCGTCCGGAGGCCGTGGTCCTCGGTGGAAATCTCAGCCGCGCCTTCGACGTGTTTGCCCCCGCTGCCGGCGCCCACCTGCCCGCCGGCCTGCTGCGCCCAAGCGAGCGCTTTGAACACGCCGCCCTGCTGGGAGCCGCCGCGCTGACGCTGGGAGTCGAGACGCCCTCTTCGTGA
- a CDS encoding SRPBCC family protein: MTTHDQARRDSPQNSSPADRLLFGGLAVGLIALSVRQRGSVGVFLGAGGALLLAGAAMGEGLGPALTHVRRTEDDHIRVQKAITIGMSADDLYSFWRHLENLPRFMQHLDSVTTQDGDGRRSHWVARAPAGTHVAWDAEITADEPGRRIAWRSLAGATVPNEGEVEFRPAPQGRGTELHVSLTYRPPGGSLGATVARLLGEDPEMQVAQDLRRLKRVLEVGHEPTTEGQSSARKGPAKAEAKMYDNRRTS; this comes from the coding sequence ATGACGACCCACGACCAAGCCCGACGCGACAGCCCCCAGAACTCCAGTCCGGCCGACCGCCTGCTGTTCGGCGGGCTGGCCGTCGGCCTCATCGCCCTGAGCGTGCGCCAGCGCGGAAGCGTCGGGGTGTTCCTCGGAGCCGGGGGCGCCCTTCTGCTCGCCGGCGCGGCGATGGGAGAGGGCCTCGGCCCTGCCCTGACCCATGTGCGCCGCACCGAGGACGACCACATCCGCGTCCAGAAGGCGATCACCATCGGCATGAGCGCCGACGACCTGTACAGCTTCTGGCGTCACCTGGAGAACCTGCCGCGTTTCATGCAGCACCTGGACTCGGTGACGACCCAGGACGGCGACGGCCGGCGCTCGCACTGGGTCGCCCGGGCGCCCGCCGGTACGCATGTCGCGTGGGACGCCGAGATCACCGCCGACGAACCTGGTCGCCGCATCGCGTGGCGGTCGCTGGCCGGCGCCACCGTACCCAACGAGGGCGAGGTCGAGTTCCGGCCGGCGCCGCAGGGCCGCGGCACGGAACTCCACGTCTCGCTGACATACCGTCCGCCGGGCGGCAGCCTGGGCGCGACCGTCGCCCGGCTGCTGGGCGAGGACCCCGAGATGCAGGTCGCCCAGGACCTGCGGCGGCTCAAGCGAGTGCTCGAGGTCGGGCACGAACCCACCACCGAGGGCCAGTCCAGCGCCCGCAAGGGGCCGGCGAAGGCGGAGGCCAAGATGTACGACAACCGGAGAACCTCGTGA
- a CDS encoding sugar ABC transporter substrate-binding protein — MVNSPRATMRLTFWTAALSLGMLAGGAASAKTVAILTPFQQSVTTNQMIASLQAQASKRGWKTNVVDTKGDVGQLASRMEDVIAAKADAIVIVSTDPNQLKNQIRAANDAKIPVFGLDSGYISGMAMNATSDNTAMGKTITEYLFKAMNGKGNLVVLTYRPHPGVLKRTLALDAALKAAPGIKVVTEQEVQVPGPIENSRKQMENILLANSRKGAITAVWAGWDEPAIGVAQALQAAGRDDIIVVGIDGTSQAVSMIQKGSPIKATLKQNFPQMAVLVAQQIERVFGGQKVSATELYAPATLVTRQP; from the coding sequence ATGGTGAATTCCCCACGTGCGACGATGCGGCTTACGTTCTGGACGGCGGCGCTGTCCCTCGGCATGCTCGCCGGCGGCGCGGCCTCCGCGAAGACCGTGGCCATCCTGACGCCCTTCCAGCAGTCGGTGACGACCAACCAGATGATCGCGTCGTTGCAGGCCCAGGCCAGCAAACGCGGGTGGAAGACGAACGTGGTGGACACCAAGGGCGACGTCGGACAGCTCGCCAGCCGCATGGAGGACGTGATCGCCGCGAAGGCGGACGCGATCGTGATCGTCAGCACCGACCCGAATCAGCTGAAGAACCAGATCCGCGCCGCGAACGACGCCAAGATTCCCGTCTTCGGCCTCGACAGCGGCTACATCAGCGGCATGGCCATGAACGCCACCAGCGACAACACGGCCATGGGCAAGACCATCACCGAATACCTGTTCAAGGCGATGAACGGCAAGGGCAACCTCGTGGTGCTCACGTACCGGCCGCATCCGGGTGTGCTCAAACGCACCCTGGCGCTTGACGCGGCGCTCAAGGCCGCTCCGGGCATCAAGGTCGTGACCGAGCAGGAAGTGCAGGTGCCCGGTCCCATCGAGAACTCGCGCAAGCAGATGGAGAACATCCTGCTGGCCAACTCGCGCAAGGGCGCCATCACGGCCGTGTGGGCCGGCTGGGATGAACCGGCCATCGGCGTCGCGCAGGCCCTCCAGGCAGCCGGGCGTGACGACATCATCGTCGTGGGTATCGACGGCACCAGCCAGGCCGTGAGCATGATCCAGAAGGGCTCGCCCATCAAGGCGACGCTGAAGCAGAACTTCCCGCAGATGGCCGTGCTGGTCGCCCAGCAGATCGAGCGGGTCTTCGGCGGCCAGAAGGTGAGCGCCACGGAACTGTACGCGCCGGCCACGCTCGTCACCCGTCAGCCCTGA